From Rutidosis leptorrhynchoides isolate AG116_Rl617_1_P2 chromosome 3, CSIRO_AGI_Rlap_v1, whole genome shotgun sequence, a single genomic window includes:
- the LOC139901308 gene encoding uncharacterized protein, whose protein sequence is MRIARELGAKKLQAYVDSQLVANQINGTFDANKKSMQSYLALVHSLADTFVDFMISQIPRSKNKQADALSKLVALTFNHLEKKILVEQVFKKSTEPETMIASVEEEEMTWMTDIIEFLRTGSLPEGEKEAMKIRVKAPNYELREVLYQKSYLGASLRCVGPKEADMIIDEIHKGSCRLHSGWRTVTERIKRLGYYWPRMYADTAERTRVCQECQFHAPVSRAPQHLMIPITSPWPFCKWAIDIVRPFPKGAGNAEYLVVAIDFFTNWCQDLNIKQRFTSDTRPQANGQCEVTNRDIVHAIKARLGMKHSGWVDELPKVLWVHRRTYKNYTGEKPFSLVYGSEAVIPAKITIPTERIFSYREGENDERLRTNLNYAEEHREMVAIREAANKQRIAKY, encoded by the exons ATGCGTATAGCTCGAGAATTAGGAGCAAAGAAGTTACAAGCCTACGTGGATTCACAGCTAGTCGCCAATCAGATAAACGGCACATTTGACGCCAACAAAAAATCTATGCAATCATACCTGGCTCTGGTTCACTCTCTAGCCGATACATTTGTTGACTTCATGATCAGCCAAATCCCTAGGAGCAAGAACAAGCAGGCGGATGCGCTCAGTAAGCTGGTGGCCCTCACCTTCAACCATCTGGAAAAGAAAATATTAGTGGAACAAGTCTTCAAGAAATCCACAGAGCCAGAAACAATGATTGCGTccgttgaagaagaagaaatgactTGGATGACAGACATCATAGAATTCTTGCGCACTGGATCTTTACCTGAAGGAGAGAAGGAAGCGATGAAGATTAGGGTAAAAGCACCGAATTATGAATTGCGAGAAGTTCTATATCAAAAGTCTTATTTAGGCGCCTCCCTACGCTGCGTAGGACCTAAAGAAGCCGATATGATTATCGATGAGATTCACAAGGGATCTTGTAGGTTGCATTCTGGGTGGAGGACAGTCACCGAGAGGATTAAACGattaggatattattggcccagaATGTACGCTGACACAGCTGAAAGGACAAGAGTTTGCCAAGAATGTCAGTTCCACGCGCCAGTTAGCAGAGCGCCACAACACCTTATGATACCAATCACGtcgccatggccattctgcaaatgggctatTGACATAGTGAGACCTTTCCCAAAGGGCGCAGGAAACGCTGAATACCTAGTGGTCGCCATCGACTTCTTCACTAA CTGGTGTCAGGACTTGAATATCAAGCAACGCTTCACCTCCGACACGCGCCCTCAGGCTAATGGTCAATGTGAGGTTACAAACAGAGACATTGTACACGCCATAAAAGCAAGATTGGGAATGAAGCACAGTGGATGGGTAGATGAGTTACCAAAAGTCTTATGGGTGCACAGAAGAACGTACAAGAACTACACAGGAGAGAAACCATTCAGTTTGGTATACGGTTCAGAAGCAGTAATCCCGGCCAAAATAACGATTCCGACAGAGAGAATTTTTTCGTACCGCGAAGGCGAAAATGACGAAAGGTTGCGCACTAATCTAAATTATGCGGAGGAGCACAGGGAAATGGTAGCAATTCGAGAAGCCGCCAACAAACAGCGAATTGCAAAGTATTAA